GGCGCCGAGGCGGTCGGTGACGGCCTCGTCGAACGCGGCGGCCGCGGCGTAGACCTCGCTGTCCCGGTCGACGGTGTATGTCGTCTCCTCGCCATCGGCCTCCTCCTTCGAGAGAAAGCCCATCTCGACGAGGTGCTCCAGCGTCCCGTCCAGGTACAGGGTCTTCATCGCGACGCCGGCGGACTCGCTCAGTTCGGTCCGCGTGTACTCGGTGTCGGCGTCGAGACGGAGTATGGCGTCGATGACCGCCGGTGCGTCGTCGTGTTCGGCGACGTGGCCCCACCCCGTGTCGGGGTCCTGTGCCTGCCCAACTTCGTCGTGCATTACGTTCACCCAGGTCGGGCCTCTCAATAAAGTCCGGGGCTTCTCTGTGAGGGGACGGGTCGGCCCGGCACGCGACGGGCGGGAGGAAGCAGTACCGCGGGAGGGGCGAGGGAGCAAGGTTTTTGTCCGCGACCCTCCGCCTCCTCTGTATGAGCAGTCGACGAGAGATCCTGGACCTGCTTCGGGAGAACGCCCGCTACACCACCGAGGACATCGCCCGCCAGACCGACTTCTCCGTCGAGGAGGTAGCGGCCGCAATCGAGGACTTCGAGGAGGCAGGCATCGTCCGCGGGTACCAGGCCGTCGTCGACTGGGGCGCCGTCGAGACCGAGGACGAGCGGGTCCGGGCGACCGTCGAGCTGAACGTCGCGCTGGACCGCGAGACCAACTACGGGGACATCGCCGAGCGCATCGCCAAGTTCCCGGAGGTCACCTCGCTGCGACTCGTCAGCGGCGACTACGACTTCGACCTCGAGGTCGAGGGCGACTCGATGCGCGAGGTGTCCCACTTCATCAGCGACAAGATCGCGCCCATCCCCGAGATCACCCAGACGGTCACCCACTACATCATGGAGTCCTACAAGGAACAGGGGATGGAGTTCGGCGACCGCGACGACGACGATAGACTATCGGTCTCACCATGACCTTCGAACCTGCCGACCGGGTCGAGAAGGTCCCGCCGTCGGGTATCCGCCGGTTCTTCGAGCTGGCCGAGGAGATGGACGACATCATCTCGCTGGGCGTCGGAGAACCGGACTTCACGGCGCCGTGGGCCGCCCGCGAGGCCGCCATCGCTTCACTCGAGCGGGGCCGGACCTCCTACACGGCCAACCGCGGCAAGCGGGAACTGCGCGAGCGCATCGCCAGGTTCGAGGCCGACAAGCACGAGCTGCCCTACGACCCCGACGAGGAGATACTCGTCACCGCGGGCGCCAGCGAGGGCATCGACCTCGCCTTCCGCGCGCTGTCGAACCCCGGCGACGCCATCGCCGTCGTCCAGCCCTCGTACGTCTCGTACGTGCCGGACGCGACCTTCGCCGGCGCGGAGGTCGTCGACGTGCCCACGCGGGCCGAAGACGAGTTCAAACTCACGCGGGACGTCCTCGAGTCGTCGGGCGCCGCCGAGGCGGACGTGCTGGTCTACTGCTACCCGAACAACCCGACGGGCGCGACGATGACCGGTGACGAACTCGCCGAGGTGGCGGCGTTCTGCCAGGAGCACGATCTCGTGGTGTTCGCCGACGAGATATACGCCGACCTGACCTACGAGCACGACCACACCTCAATCGCGACGCTGCCGGGGATGCGCGAGCGGACCATCGTCTTCAACGGGTTCTCGAAGGCCTTCGCGATGACCGGGTTCCGCCTCGGGTACGCGATGGGGCCGCCCGAAGCCATCGAGGCGATGAACCGCATCCACCAGTACACGATGCTCTCGGCGCCGACGACGGCCCAGTACGCCGCCATCGAGGCCCTGGACAGCTGCTGGGGGGAGGTCCAGGAGATGACCTCGCAGTACGACCGTCGTCGCAAGTACGTCCTCTCGCGCTTCGAGGAGATGGGCATCGACTGTTTCGAGGCCGCCGGCGCGTTCTACGCGTTCCCGAAGTGCCCGTGGGACGACGCCGAGGAGTTCGCCGAGGCCCTCTTGCAGGAGGAGGGCGTCGCCGTCGTGCCGGGCACTGCCTTCGGTGAGGGCGGGTCCGGCCACCTGCGCGTCTCGTACGCCACCGGCCTGCCCGACCTCAAAGAGGCGATGTCGCGCATGGAATCGTTCCTCGAGTGAGAGACGGTCCGGTGTGGCGACGTCCGAGTTATCAGATATTGTAACGGTCCCGTAAGTTTCAGTATGGGCCGGGGTAAAGCACAGTCAACCGTGCCGAATCGTGTCAAACCGCGGATAATACCGCGGGACGGGTCACTGACAGTCGATTTCTCTACGGGTCAGCGAGCATGAAACACAATGGCAATTGACCACTCCGAGGACCGAGCGACCGACCAGCCACAGGCCGGACCGGCGGACGAGGCCGCGACCGTCGGCGAGTACACCTGGGACGACCTCCGTCGGGAGGTCCACAGCGGCGGCCGGTTCGACCGGAGCGAGTACCTCGGGTTCGAACCGAACAAACTCCCACAGCACCTCGATGACGGGGCGAGCGCCGCCAAGTCACTCACCGAAGTGTTCGAGTCACACATCGACCCGAGCACGACGCCCGTGAGGAAGGACGTCTACTCGTGGGAGCACTTCAAACAGGAGTATTACTACGAGGACGGGGAGCGCCCGACGGACGGCGAGGGCAACGTCGTCCCGTTCGACGCGTCCGAGTACCTCGCGTTCGAGCCCGAGCAGACGGAGAACGTCCTCTCGCACGGCGAGGACCTCGCGGCCGAACTGGACGCCGTCGTCGACCGCAACACCGTCGACGTCAACCCCGACCTCGACGAGGACGCGTTCTTCTCGACACGGGAGGGCTACACGACCGTCGTCAACCGCTACGACCTGGAGAAGGCGGTGCCACAGTCCAAGAAGTCCCACTTCAAGGAACTCGAACGCTACTGGGTCAACAAGCCGTTTGCCTGCGTGGTCATCTTCCACTCCCGGAAGGAAAACGAGAAGAAGTACTACGTCATCGAACCGCACCGCAACCCCATCGAGTCGGACCTCATGTCCTTCCTCTCGGGCAAGCTCAAGACGGCCATCAAGTACTCCGAGGACGACGTCATCGTCAAGGGGTCGGAGGCCGACCGTGCCGACGTCATCCAGCGCGAGGCCGAGCAGCTGCTCTCGCGGTACGACCTCTACGACGGGTCCGTCGCGAGTTCCGGCGACGACGGGAGCTTCGTGGGGCAGGTCAAGCGTCTCCTCGGGATGGAGGCCGAGTCAGAGACGGACGAGGGGCCACTCGAGGGCATCTCCGCGCGGCCGGAACCGGCCATCTTGGAGGACGACCCGAAGACCCTCAACGAGTACCAGGTCGAGAAGCTGCTGTACATGCTCAAGCGGGACTTCATCGGCTACGCCCGCATCGACGGCATCAAGCACGACATCAACGTCGAGGACATCTCCTGTGACGGGTACAACTCGCGTGTGTTCGTCTACCACACCGACTACGAACAGATCATCTCGAACGTCGAACACGGCGAGGGCGAACTCGACGACTTCGTGGTGAAACTCGCCCAGCGGTCGGGCAAGGGTATCTCGAAGCGCCAGCCCCAGGTCGACGCCACGCTTCCCGACGGGTCACGTGCCCAGCTGACTCTGGGCCGAGAGGTGTCCGACCACGGGACGAACTACACGATTCGTCAGTTCAAGGACGTCCCCTTCACTCCCATCGACCTCATCAACTGGAACACCTTCTCGCTCGACGAGATGGCGTTCCTCTGGCTGTGTATCGAGAACAACAAGAGCCTCATCTTCGCCGGGGGTACGGCGTCAGGGAAGACCACCTCGCTGAACGCCGTCTCGCTGTTTATCCCCTCGAACTCGAAGATCGTCTCTATCGAGGACACCCGCGAAGTCGAGTTGCCCCAGCGTAACTGGGTCGCCTCGGTGACACGGCCCTCGTTCGGCGAGGACGACAGAGGCGACGTCGACGAGTTCGACCTGCTGGAGGCCGCGCTCCGGCAGCGGCCCGACTACATCGTCATGGGCGAGATCCGTGGCGAGGAAGGTCGCACCCTGTTCCAGGTCATGTCGACCGGGCACACCACCTACACCACCTTCCACGCCGACTCGGTCGGCGAGGTCATCAAGCGCTTCACCACCGAACCGATAAACGTCTCGAAGACCCTGTTCACGGCGCTGGACCTGGTCTCCATCCAGACCCAGACGCGGGTCGACGGCAACAAGGTCCGCCGGAACAAGTCCCTGACCGAGATCAACGAGTACTCCGCGGAGAACGACGAGATCAACGTCAGGGACGTCTACGAGTGGCGGGCCCAGCGCGACGAGTACGTCCAGATGGGCAACTCCAACACCCTGGAGGAGATCAAGTTCGACCGCGGGTGGACCCAGGAGAAACTGGACGAGGAGATATTCAAGCGCAAGGTCGTCCTCGCCTATCTCATCGAACAGGGGCTCAACACCTACACCCAGGTCGCAGCGACCGTCCAGGCCTTTATCAACGATCCTGACACGATACTGACGCTCATCGCGAACGACCAGTTGAAGAACTCGCTCGAGGACCTCCGGGAGATGGAGTCGGTCAAGATCGATATCGACCCCGCGAAAGAGGAGATGGTCCCCCGGCCCGAGGCGCCCGCGGAGATGGTCGAGGAGACCAAGGCCGTCCTCGACGACGCCTCGTCGCTGTTCGACAGCTACCGGAGCCGCGACACCCCCGACATCGTCTCGGCCCTGATGGACGGCGAGATGGACCCGGAGTCCGAGACCGAGGACGCCGTCGGGTTCGGCGAGTTCGTCCCGAAGGTCGGGGAGGAGTGACCGATGAGCCTCAAGACGACGGACCGCCAGGAGCTGGCCAGCGGCGGCGCGCTGGGTGACACCTTCTACCCGGCCTACCAGCGGCTGTTCGACGAGGAGGGCGACTTCGTCCAGGGTGTCGAGGAGAAGCTCGCCCAGGCCCGGATGGCCGACAACGTCGAGATGTTCCTGGCGCGGGCGCTCGCCGTCGGCGTCATCGCCGGGCTGGCGCTGTGGCTCGTGGGGACGCTACTGGGCTACCTGGTGGTCAACCTCCTGATTCCGAACCCCTCGGAGTTCACCTTCATCGGTATCCCCGTCTCCGACTCGACGTCGGCGCTCATCGACACGCTGAAGCTGCCGATTCTGGTCCTCTGTACCGGCCTCGTGTTCGGGTTCATCGGCTTTGCCGTCGGCTTCGGCTCGCTCGTCTCGATTCCGTACTTCCGCGCCGGGGCCCGGAAACGGGAGATCAACGTCCTCCTCTCGGACTCCATCTCGTTCATGTACGCCCTCTCGGTGGGTGGACTGAACCAGCTCGAGATCCTGCACGCGATGGGCCAGGCCGACGACACGTACGGCGAGGCCGCAAAGGAGTTCCAGTCTATCGTCCTAGAGACCGAGTACTTCGATACGGACTACCGGACGGCAGTCAGGAACCAGGCGCTGGAAACGCCCTCGGATCAGCTCTCGCAGTTCCTGACCGACATGCTCTCTATCATCAACTCCGGGGGTGACATGACCTCGTTCCTGGAAGACCAGAAGGAGAAACACATGCGGACCGCCCGACAGGAACAGGAGAAGATGCTGGAGACGCTGGAGCTGTTCGGCGAGATGTACATGACCCTCTCGCTGTTCCCGCTGTTGCTCATCATCATCCTCGTCATCATGTCGATGATGGGCAACGCACAGACGATGCTCATCTACGGGACGGTCTACGGCCTGATTCCCCTCACCGGCATCGCCTTCCTCGTGCTCGTCTCGACGGTCACCCAGGACTCCGTCGGCGACGGCTACCTGCGGCCCAACAACCGCGAGGAGGACGTCGTCGTCGACGAGGGCATCGGCGTGTTCAACCTCGGCCTCGTCGAGCAGTACACCGGGCGCCACGGTATCTTCGACCGCATCAAGAACCGCGAGGGCACCTACGAACTCACGCAGATTCTGCTCAAACCCCACCTGTTCTTCCGGGACCACCCCATGCTGGTGCTGGGACTGACCGTGCCGACGTCCATCGTCGCGCTGGCAGTCACCGTCGTGCTCGGCTGGGCGCCGCTGTCGGTCGACGGGATGCTCGCGAACCCCGTGCTCGGCACGTTCGCGTGGGTGTACGTCCCGCTGTACATCAACTTCCTCCCGCTGGCGGTCTTCTACGAGTGGAACCAGCGCTCGCGGAAGGCCATCGTCGGCAACCTCTCGGAGAACCTCCGGAAGCTGGCCTCCGCCAACGACACCGGGATGACCCTGCTGGAGTCGATCAAGGTAGTCTCGGAGACGTCGGCCGGGAAGCTCTCCGACGAGTTCGAGACGATGCACGCGAAGGTCAACTACGGCACCAGCCTCAAGAACGCCCTCCGGGAGTTCAACAACAAGTACCACGTGCCACGCCTGGCGCGGACGGTCAAGCTCATCGCGGAGGCCCAGGAGGCCTCCAGCCAGATTCAGGACGTGCTCTCGACGGCCGCACAGGCCGCCGAGAACCAGGACGACATAGAGCGCGACCGCAAGTCCCGAACCCGCATGCAGACGGTCATCATCATCATGACCTACCTGACGCTGTTGGGCGTGATGGCGCTGCTGAAGACGCAGTTCCTCGACGTCATGGCCGGCCTCTCCGCCCAGGCCTCGAACGCCGGCGGCTCGGGCGCGGTCGGCGGTGGCGGTGGCTTCGGGGGCAACGTCGACACGAACATGCTGTCGATGCTGTTCTTCCACGCGGTGACCCTGCAGGCCATCCTGTCGTCGTTCATCGCGGGCTACATCCGCGAGGTCAAGCTCATCGCGGGCGTGAAGTTCGTCGTCATCCTCTCGACTATCGCCCTCGCCGTCTGGATACTGGTCGGGTGACCGGCCCGGACCGTTCCCACGACGTCTCGCGGCGTCGGTGAAGCCCCCGGAGCGCGTATCGATATCGAGAGCGCGGCCAGGCCCTCGCGCTCGGGAGTACGACAGATGACAGACGACGACGGACTCGCCCACCAGATTCGCGAGTCCCTGGGCGACCGACCGGGACTGACCGCTGAAGACGCCGTCGAGACGTGGCTCGACCGCTGTCTCGCGTTCGCCGAGTCGCTGCCCGAAAAGTGAGTGGGGCCGACTCCAGGCCGGGTCGGCGGAGCCGGCACGACGTGGCGGTTTTATTCGACCGGCCGCTCAAACGTCGCCCGTGTCCCCCGAGCGAACCTGTCCCGACTGCGCGGAACCGCTCGAGAAGATGGAGCTCCAGGGAACCGATGCGCTGGGCTCGCTCGCCATCGTCGCTCCGGCCTCGGACGACGGCTTCCTCAGCAGCCACCGGGCCGACGAGGTGCTGACGCCCGTGCCGTACGTCTGTCCCGAGTGTCGACGGACGCTCGTCTACGCAGAGGAGTGAATGGACTCGCCGGGATTGAGCGACCGCGAAGCGGTCGCGATGTTCGGCGAGTCCACGACTGAGGGAGCGAAAGCGACCGAAGAAAGTGGACTCGCCGGGATTTGAACCCGGGGCCTCTCCCATGCCAAGGGAGTGATCTACCTCTGATCTACGAGCCCTCTCGGCATTCACCTGTATCCGGTGGCCTTTCTTAAAGGCATCGAACCACGGGGGAGGTGTGAGACGGTCCCGTACGACACAACTGATAATTGCGGCACAATGGCTAAGAGCATCCAGTACGAGCATCGATCAGACGCGGTTACCAGGGTCATATCGGGTCAATTATCATGGATGTGAAACGGGGCGGAGATCGCGAGGCACGTAGCCAGCAGGGACGGGCAGCGACAGAGCGCGGGCAGACGACGCTCGATTTCGCCATCGGCATGAGCCTCTTCCTCGCGGTCCTCATCTTCACCTTCCTGTTCGTTCCAGGTCTGCTGGCACCGTTTACGGCCGGCGGGCAGGATGAGACGGTATCGACGAATCGGGTTGCCGACTACCTGACGAAAGGGGCGCTCGGGACGCCGCGGGACCCGTTCGTCCTCGACACGCAATGTACGATTCTCTTCTTCGATAACCGGACGGCGGCGGACAAGTGCGGCGGCGACTGGAGCAGTGACACGCCGGTCGAGGAGACGGTGGGTCTCGACCCGGCGCGGCAGAACCTGAACGTCACCATCCGGGGGACGGCACCGAACAGCGGCGACGAGGAGGTCCTGTGCTGGGACGAGGACGATAACGTGCTCGTCGGCATCTCGCACGGGACGTGTGGCACCAACCCCGGCGACCCCGACGTCCCGTTCACCAGAGGCGACACGCCCCCGGACACGAACGACGCGACGGTGACCGCCCTCCGCGTCGCCTCGCTGAAAGGGACGGACGTCACCGTCTACGTGGAGATGTGGTAGGATGCGGGGCCAGGCACACACGCTGGAGGCCACCGTCGCGAGCCTGTTGCTGCTCGCGAGTCTCGTCTTCGCGCTCCAGATGACGGCCGTGACGCCGCTGTCTGCGAGTACGTCCAGCCAGCACATCGAGAATCAGCAGCAGGCCACTGGCAGTGGCGTCCTCGCGGCGGCGGCCGAGGAAGGGGCGCTCAAGCCCGCGGTGCTCTACTGGAACAACTCGAGTCAGCGCTACCACGACACCAACGGCAACCTGGGCTACTACACGAACGGCCCGCCGAACAACACCTTCGGCGACATGCTCAACCGATCGTTCGACCAGCGGGGCATCGCGTACAACGTCTACTTCACGTTCCAGAACGCCGGCGGGGAGAGCATCACCCAGCGGTACGTCTACAGCGGGGCCCCCAGCGACAACGCGGTGTCGGCGTCCCGCACGGTGACGCTCCTCGACGACGACCACCTGTACAACGCAAACGAGACGCGCAACGCGACGGCGCTGACGAACCCGAACATCACCTACCCGATACCGGACACGGGCCGGAACGTGTTCAACACGGTCCGCGTGGAGGTGGTCGCGTGGCGCATCTAGCCCGCGAGGACCGGGGTCAGATAATCCTCATCGCCGCGTTCGCGCTGGCGGTGACGTTCGTCGCGCTGGCGCTCATCGTCAACTCCGCTATCTTCACCGAGAACCTCGCCAGTCGAGGCGAGACGGGCGGGAGCGACGACGCACTCGACGTGCGTGCGATGGTCGAAGCAAGCGTGGGCGAGGCTATCGCCGGCGCGAACATCCACAACACCACGTCGACGACGACGCTGGGCGAGGGGGTAAAGGACGGTATCGGGGAGACGACCGACCAGCTGGAACTGCAACACGTCACCAGCAGCGCGCTGGTGGAGGTGTCGCTGGTCTCGGGGTCGCCGGTGAACGGGTCGCGAATTGCCCAGAACGAGAGCGGGGGACGGACCTTCGAGGACAACGCCATGTCCGGCGACGCCGAGTGGCAAGTCGTCACCCGCGTCGAGCCTCACTCGGACCGGTACAACGGGACGCGTGCCTTCAGGATGAACGTCTCGACGCTCCCGGATTCGGGCGACGCGTTCGTCGTCACGGCCAACGGGACCGATGGGGAGCCGACCTGGGAGATGCGCCTCTACAGCGACTCCGACGGGGACGTCGACGCCGGTGAGGACGTCACCGTCGAGGTCACCACGCCGAGCGGGAGCGAGAGCTGCACCCACGAGACCGAGCACCCCTACGTCCACGTCGACGTGACCGGGGGGGCCGTGGCCGGCGAACCGTGTGACGCGCTCCGGCGAGGGTTCTACGATGGCGGCGATACATCCGTCTTCGACGGCCGGTTCGCCCACGGCGTCGGGGACGAGCGGTACAACATCACCTTCGAGAACGGCGGCGAGGTGGTCGGGAACTACTCGCTCGTGACCCGGTCGACGGGTGCCAACCCGACCCCGAACCTCAACACGGCCGTGGGCGCCTCGCCCTACGTCACCGACGCGGTCTACAACGTGAGCGTCGAGTTCACCTACGAGACCTCGGAGGTCCGCTACGAGACCAGGATTCGGGTCGCCCCGGGTGAGCCAGATGCGTGAGGACCGTGCCGTCTCGACGGCGCTTGGCTACGTGTTGACCCTCTCTATCGCGTCGCTGCTCGTGACGGGCCTGCTCGTCGCCGGCAGCGGCTTCGTCGAGGACCGCCGCGAGCAGGTGGTCCGTGAGGAACTGACCGTCATCGGCCAGCAGGTCGGGGCCGACCTGGCCCGGGCGGACCGGCTCGTCCTCGCGGCGGACAGCAGCGGTGGGGACCTGACGGTCCAGCTCAACCGGACCTATCCCGACCGCGTGACGGGGAGCCCCTACCGGGTAGCCATCGACCAGTCGAACGAACGGGTCGTCCTCAGCGCCTCGAACCCGGAGATTACGGTGACGGTCGGCGTCACCCACGAGACGTCGCTCCGGGACTCCTCGGCCGACGGCGGGAACATCCAGCTGGCCTACGACAGCGGGGACCTGGTGATCCGCGATGTCTGAGCGTGGGGTCAGCGAAGTGCTGAGCTTCACGCTGGTGTTCGCGCTGGTGGTGACCTCGGTCGCCATCGTGTCGGTGAGCGGCCTCGGGAGCCTCCAGGACGCGCGCGACGCGGAGCAACTCGAGAACGCAGAGCGCGCCTTCGACGTGCTGGCCGACAACCTCGCCGATCTCCACCGACAGGGCGCCCCGAGCAGGGCGACCGAGATCAGCCTCGGCCAGGCGCAGCTGGCGACCGAGGACAACGTCACGATGACCGTCAGAGTCGAAGACAGCGGCGGGACCACGACGGTCGGGACCTGGGAGATTCGGCCGCTGGTCTACAGCGGCAACCAGGAGCGAGAGCTCGTCTACGAGGCCGGCGCCATCTTCCGGACCAACCGCGACAGCGGGTTCGTCGTGCGCGACCCGCCGCTGGTGGTCGACGACGACCGGGTACTGCTCCCGGTTATCGGGCTCAACTCCCCGCAGGTCCAGAGCCTCGGCGGGTCGACGGTGCTGGTCCGGGCCACCCACCGCGAGGCCGACGTCGCGTTCTCACGGACGGACGGGTCCATCGAGTCGCTCACCGTCGAGGTAGCGTCCCCGCGGGAGGCCCAGTGGGAGCAGTACTTCGAGTCACACGGGTTCACCTGTACCGGCAGCGCGCCGATATCGTGTGTGTACGACCCGCCCCCATCGGACAACTTCGAGCGGGTCTACATCGTCTACCACGACATCGGCGTCGTCATCGACAAGTAGGGCTCACCCGCTCGTGACGTTCAGTTTGTTCTCCGAGATGTGGAGGTAGGTCAGCCGGACGATGTTAGTCTGGGGCGGGATGGCGCGCTGGCCCAGGAGCGCCTGGTCGTAGTGGACCGTCCCGCCGTTGTCCAGCTCGACGCTGCCGGCGACGATGCCGCCATAGAGGTGTGCCTTGCCGATGTAGACGTCGCTCGACCCGGTGATGCCTGCGGGCGCGTATATGACCCCCTCGTAGCGGATAGTCGAGGAACCCGACCCGCTGATGCGGGTCGTGAAGTCGGACTTGCCGTAGAGCCAGAACTGCGAGGCGTTCTGGTTGTCCGCCACGTCGACGACGCCCCCGGAGTTGGGAATCGAGAGGTGCGCGCCGGTGGGACTGGTGGCCTCGCCCTGGACGAACACACGCACCTGTCCGTCACCCTGCACCTCGATGCGCCCGTCGTTCTTGATGTGGACGAAGTCCCGGACCGCGATGGTGACGTCGCCGCTCCCGGTGTCGAGCGTCAGCGTCCGGCCGTCGAGCGTCAGGCTGTCGAGGTAGTAGACGCCCTCGGTGAGCGTCTGGTCGCCGCTGTCGAGCGTGGTGCTCGTGATGGGGACGCCAGCGTCGCCGTTGTCGTTCTCGGCGCTCGCGTTGTCGACCTGCTGCTGGACGTAGCCGTCGACCGGCGCGGCGCCGTCGACACCGCCGATCTGGGTGACGCTCCCCTCGACGGTCCCCTTGATCTTCTTGCTCGAGGTGTACTCGACGCTGCCGTTGACCCACCCGCTCCCCTTGACCTCGACGCGGTCGCCGGAACGAATCGACCCGTTGACCTCGCTGTTGCCCGTGACGACGACGTCGCCCGCGGTGGTGACGGTGCCGAACGCGCCCCTCGTGTCGGCGTACGCGCCCGTCCCCACCGAGGAGTCGTAGCTGTCGGTCCGGGCGGGGTCGCCACCGTTGCCCGAGAGGCGGATCTCGCCGCCGGCGGACGTCGCGGCGACGGCGCTGGTCACCTCCCGCGGGCCGGTCGGGACGGTCAGCGTGGCGGTGACCCGCTGATTCGGGTGGTCGTAGGAGGCCTTCCCGTCGGTCCGCTCCTCGAAGTACCGGCCCCAGGCGCGGTAGTACTCGCTGGTGACGGTGACGTTGACGACGCCGGTCTCGAGGGGGTTCGTCCGGTCGGCGCTCGCGTCGGGGTAGACCTGGGTCGTCTCGCCGGGGGTCAGCGAGGCCCGGCCGGACAGCGTCGTGTCGCCGCTGACGGTGATCAGCGGGAGCGTCAGCGTCGCGTCACGGTAGTAGAACTCCGGCGGTGAGACCATCACGGTCCCGTTCCGGGATTTCTTCCAGACGCCGCCGCCCTGGTAGGCGACCTGGCGGTCCTCGTTCTCGTAGACGACGGCGCCGAGCGGGACGTCCAGCAGCGTCGTCGTCGTCGTCGGGGACGCCGAGGAGTTCGTGATGGTTATCTCCATCCGACCGGCCGCGTCGTCGACGCGGTACCGGGCACCCTGTACCCGCGAGAGCGACACCTGCTGGCCGTTCGAAGAGCCCAGTGCGACCATCGCCGCCTGGGAGTCCAGCTGTGTCATCACTTTCTCCGAACGCGAGACGTCCAGTCCCACCTCGGTGTCGGTCAGCGCCGTCGCGCCCAGCCCCACGACCAGCGTCGACCCGACGATAACCATGCTGAAGACGAGTAACAGTCCGAGCGGCGCGGACTGCGCACGCTGTCGACCCTCGCGGCGACGCCAACCAGTCATTGCCGCCCCTTTGTTATCATGTGTGATAAATCAAGTGGCCACCCGACGAATTCGTGCCGTGTGAAAACGCCGGCCGGGATA
The DNA window shown above is from Haloarcula halobia and carries:
- a CDS encoding polymer-forming cytoskeletal protein; translation: MTGWRRREGRQRAQSAPLGLLLVFSMVIVGSTLVVGLGATALTDTEVGLDVSRSEKVMTQLDSQAAMVALGSSNGQQVSLSRVQGARYRVDDAAGRMEITITNSSASPTTTTTLLDVPLGAVVYENEDRQVAYQGGGVWKKSRNGTVMVSPPEFYYRDATLTLPLITVSGDTTLSGRASLTPGETTQVYPDASADRTNPLETGVVNVTVTSEYYRAWGRYFEERTDGKASYDHPNQRVTATLTVPTGPREVTSAVAATSAGGEIRLSGNGGDPARTDSYDSSVGTGAYADTRGAFGTVTTAGDVVVTGNSEVNGSIRSGDRVEVKGSGWVNGSVEYTSSKKIKGTVEGSVTQIGGVDGAAPVDGYVQQQVDNASAENDNGDAGVPITSTTLDSGDQTLTEGVYYLDSLTLDGRTLTLDTGSGDVTIAVRDFVHIKNDGRIEVQGDGQVRVFVQGEATSPTGAHLSIPNSGGVVDVADNQNASQFWLYGKSDFTTRISGSGSSTIRYEGVIYAPAGITGSSDVYIGKAHLYGGIVAGSVELDNGGTVHYDQALLGQRAIPPQTNIVRLTYLHISENKLNVTSG
- a CDS encoding DUF7266 family protein, whose amino-acid sequence is MREDRAVSTALGYVLTLSIASLLVTGLLVAGSGFVEDRREQVVREELTVIGQQVGADLARADRLVLAADSSGGDLTVQLNRTYPDRVTGSPYRVAIDQSNERVVLSASNPEITVTVGVTHETSLRDSSADGGNIQLAYDSGDLVIRDV
- a CDS encoding DUF7289 family protein → MSERGVSEVLSFTLVFALVVTSVAIVSVSGLGSLQDARDAEQLENAERAFDVLADNLADLHRQGAPSRATEISLGQAQLATEDNVTMTVRVEDSGGTTTVGTWEIRPLVYSGNQERELVYEAGAIFRTNRDSGFVVRDPPLVVDDDRVLLPVIGLNSPQVQSLGGSTVLVRATHREADVAFSRTDGSIESLTVEVASPREAQWEQYFESHGFTCTGSAPISCVYDPPPSDNFERVYIVYHDIGVVIDK